In Gadus chalcogrammus isolate NIFS_2021 chromosome 23, NIFS_Gcha_1.0, whole genome shotgun sequence, a genomic segment contains:
- the cops9 gene encoding COP9 signalosome complex subunit 9 — protein MKPAVDEMFPEGAGPYVDLEEAGGSSGLLMDLAANEKAVHLDFFNDFEDLFDDDDLQ, from the exons ATGAAACCAGCGGTTGACGAGATGTTCCCTGAGGGCGCGGGGCCCTACGTCGACCTCGAAGAG GCAGGGGGCAGCAGCGGTCTGCTCATGGACCTCGCTGCCAATGAGAAGGCAGTGCACCTCGACTTCTTCAACG ACTTCGAAGACCTGTTCGATGACGACGACCTACAGTGA
- the otos gene encoding otospiralin isoform X2 has product MKVLFCLAALLCAIGCLCEARVIVPEGVPYDEPPAVPYWPYSTSDFWNYVEYFKSIGAYEQINEMARAFFAHQHLGDTLGYETNEGHEH; this is encoded by the exons ATGAAGGTTTTGTTTTGTCTCGCAGCACTCCTCTGTGCCATCGGATGCCTCTGCG aGGCTAGAGTCATCGTACCAGAAGGAG TTCCGTACGACGAGCCCCCGGCGGTTCCCTATTGGCCCTACTCCACCTCCGACTTCTGGAACTACGTCGAGTACTTCAAGTCCATCGGCGCGTACGAGCAGATCAACGAGATGGCGCGCGCCTTCTTCGCGCACCAGCACCTCGGGGACACGCTGGGATACGAGACCAACGAGGGGCACGAGCACTGA
- the otos gene encoding otospiralin isoform X1 gives MIMWLFLCFWASRCTMKVLFCLAALLCAIGCLCEARVIVPEGVPYDEPPAVPYWPYSTSDFWNYVEYFKSIGAYEQINEMARAFFAHQHLGDTLGYETNEGHEH, from the exons ATGATCATGTggttatttttgtgtttctgggcCAGCAGGTGCACAATGAAGGTTTTGTTTTGTCTCGCAGCACTCCTCTGTGCCATCGGATGCCTCTGCG aGGCTAGAGTCATCGTACCAGAAGGAG TTCCGTACGACGAGCCCCCGGCGGTTCCCTATTGGCCCTACTCCACCTCCGACTTCTGGAACTACGTCGAGTACTTCAAGTCCATCGGCGCGTACGAGCAGATCAACGAGATGGCGCGCGCCTTCTTCGCGCACCAGCACCTCGGGGACACGCTGGGATACGAGACCAACGAGGGGCACGAGCACTGA
- the apodb gene encoding apolipoprotein Db, with product MTSAAFLILLVLPLVSSQSYHWGACPDPKIQPNFNIEKYLGTWYEIEKLPASFERGKCIEANYNTRPDGTIQVLNSQFYKQKFRTVEGTAVIPDPREPARLKVSFSYFTPYAPYWVLTTDYSTVAVVYSCTDVLHLFHIDFAWILSRSRFVQPQTVQYAKLLLAGEGVDVFRMKPTDQLGCKD from the exons ATGACGTCAGCAGCGTTTCTCATTTTACTGGTGCTGCCACTGGTCTCCTCCCAGTCCTACCACTGGGGCGCCTGCCCTGACCCTAAGATCCAGCCCAACTTCAACATCgagaag TACCTCGGCACCTGGTACGAGATCGAGAAGCTGCCGGCGTCCTTCGAGAGGGGCAAGTGCATCGAGGCCAACTACAACACGCGCCCTGACGGGACCATTCAGGTGCTCAACTCTCAGTTCTA tAAGCAAAAGTTCCGGACAGTGGAGGGCACGGCAGTGATCCCGGACCCCAGAGAACCGGCCAGGCTGAAGGTCAGCTTCTCCTACT TCACGCCGTACGCCCCGTACTGGGTGCTGACCACGGACTACAGCACTGTGGCGGTGGTGTACTCGTGCACGGACGTCCTGCACCTGTTCCACATCGACTTCGCCTGGATCCTGAGCCGCTCGCGCTTCGTGCAGCCCCAGACCGTGCAGTACGCCAAGCTGCTGCTGGCGGGAGAGGGCGTGGACGTGTTCCGCATGAAGCCCACCGACCAGCTGGGCTGCAAGGACTAG
- the LOC130377029 gene encoding apolipoprotein D-like, producing the protein MSPCFVLLLALPLVASQYMGSGRCPSPHVKANFSMDQFLGRWYPIMKTPSMSSEDSGPRCSSCNLVRQMDHSVLIIPTPHPKKMMSVECLLYEGREEAAKMESHMKTESEFLNALMPVWEIWTLETDYTNMAVLYTCKDILDMVYIEMAWIVSRERTLPSRMVGEALELLEGQGIDVSLMTQADQTDCDPLPEETTPS; encoded by the exons ATGTCTCCCTGCTTCGTCCTCCTGCTGGCGCTCCCTCTGGTGGCCTCTCAGTACATGGGGTCTGGGCGCTGCCCCTCTCCCCATGTGAAGGCCAACTTCAGCATGGACCAG ttCCTAGGACGGTGGTACCCGATAATGAAGACACCGTCGATGAGTTCAGAAGACTCAGGGCCAAGGTGCAGCTCATGTAACTTGGTCCGACAGATGGACCACTCTGTGCTCATCATCCCGACCCCCCATcc CAAAAAGATGATGAGCGTGGAGTGTTTGCTCTacgaaggaagggaggaggcgGCAAAGATGGAGTCCCACATGAAAACGGAGTCTGAATTCTTGAATGCAT tGATGCCCGTCTGGGAGATATGGACGTTGGAGACAGACTACACCAATATGGCCGTGCTCTACACCTGCAAGGACATCTTGGACATGGTCTACATTGAGATGGCTTGGATCGTCTCCCGCGAGCGCACCCTGCCCAGCCGGATGGTGGGCGAGGCCCTGGAGCTGTTGGAGGGCCAGGGCATCGACGTCAGCCTAATGACCCAGGCGGACCAGACCGACTGTGACCCGCTGCCGGAGGAGACGACTCCGAGTTAA